From Microcystis aeruginosa NIES-2549, a single genomic window includes:
- the hypD gene encoding hydrogenase formation protein HypD translates to MKYVDEFREPVKAAGLIQQIKQLSIRISEKREKVTKIMEVCGGHTHSIFRYGIEAILPETIELIHGPGCPVCVLPRGRLDDAIFLAQQPNVILTTFGDTMRVPGSHLSLLQARAKGDDIRMVYSPRDALKIARENLDKEVIFLALGFETTVPSTALTVLEAQRDGITNFSLFSNHVVIIPALKALLDNPDLQLDGFVGPGHVSMVIGTEPYQVIAQEYHKPVVVSGFEPLDILQSIWMVLKQLDEQRCEIENQYNRVVQNQGNRVALSAINQVFELRDQFEWRGLGEIAQGGLKLRDEYSNFDAEKKFTLPNQRVKDHKACQCGEILKGVLKPWECKVFGTACTPEHPIGTCMVSSEGACAAYYKYGRNQ, encoded by the coding sequence ATGAAATACGTTGATGAATTTCGTGAGCCAGTTAAAGCGGCAGGATTAATTCAACAAATTAAACAATTATCGATAAGAATCTCTGAAAAGCGGGAAAAAGTTACTAAAATTATGGAGGTTTGTGGAGGTCATACCCACTCAATTTTTAGATACGGTATCGAGGCCATACTTCCGGAAACTATCGAATTAATTCATGGTCCTGGATGTCCCGTTTGTGTGCTGCCGCGAGGTCGTTTAGATGATGCCATTTTTCTGGCACAACAACCGAACGTAATTCTGACAACTTTTGGCGATACTATGCGTGTCCCCGGTTCCCATTTGAGTCTGCTGCAAGCGCGAGCAAAAGGTGATGATATTCGCATGGTTTATTCTCCTCGCGATGCCTTAAAAATTGCCAGAGAAAATCTTGATAAAGAAGTAATATTTTTAGCCTTAGGGTTTGAAACAACCGTTCCTAGCACAGCTTTAACCGTTTTAGAAGCGCAAAGAGATGGCATCACTAATTTTAGTTTATTTTCTAATCATGTGGTGATTATTCCCGCTCTGAAAGCTTTGTTAGATAACCCAGATTTACAGTTAGACGGTTTTGTTGGTCCCGGTCATGTTAGCATGGTAATTGGCACAGAACCCTATCAAGTTATTGCCCAAGAATATCATAAACCTGTAGTAGTTTCTGGGTTTGAACCTTTGGATATTCTCCAATCAATTTGGATGGTATTAAAACAATTAGATGAGCAGAGATGTGAGATCGAAAATCAGTACAATCGAGTGGTACAAAATCAAGGAAATAGAGTCGCTTTATCGGCAATCAACCAAGTTTTTGAACTGCGGGATCAGTTTGAATGGCGAGGTTTAGGAGAAATTGCTCAAGGAGGATTAAAACTGCGAGATGAGTACAGTAATTTTGACGCGGAGAAGAAATTTACCTTACCCAATCAGCGCGTTAAAGATCACAAAGCTTGTCAGTGTGGCGAAATTCTTAAAGGTGTTTTAAAACCCTGGGAATGTAAAGTATTTGGGACTGCTTGTACTCCAGAACATCCCATCGGTACTTGTATGGTTTCTAGTGAAGGTGCTTGTGCCGCTTATTATAAGTATGGTAGAAATCAGTAA
- a CDS encoding HypC/HybG/HupF family hydrogenase formation chaperone yields the protein MCLGIPGQITAIIDENHHLALVDVGGVKREVNIACIVDEDHPANTCVGDWVLVHVGFAMNRIDEDEAQETLNLLTQLAELEAEFNHN from the coding sequence ATGTGTTTAGGCATACCGGGACAAATTACGGCAATTATTGATGAAAACCATCATCTCGCTCTCGTCGATGTGGGGGGTGTAAAAAGAGAAGTAAATATCGCTTGTATTGTTGATGAAGACCATCCCGCTAATACTTGTGTAGGGGATTGGGTATTAGTTCATGTGGGTTTTGCCATGAATCGAATCGATGAAGATGAGGCGCAAGAAACCTTAAATTTATTAACACAATTAGCGGAATTAGAGGCAGAATTTAATCATAATTAA
- a CDS encoding ABC transporter ATP-binding protein — translation MVMREPIVELRGVTKAFGKKVILNNVDLKVYEGEAIGVIGPSGTGKSTILRLVAGLLAPDRGEVYIYGTKRQRTVEQGEDPLGVGLVFQQSALFDSLTVGENVGFALYRHSKLKRAEIRDLVEEKLDLVGMSGSYDLYPSEISGGMRKRVSLARAIISDPSIAADRPNILLYDEPTAGLDPVASTRIQTVIMELLKLKKACGAHLIVTHVHSTIENTTDRIVFLYKGQFQWVGPTQEAYHSEIPVLKQFFTGSIDGPIQ, via the coding sequence ATGGTGATGCGCGAACCGATCGTCGAATTAAGGGGAGTAACCAAAGCTTTCGGCAAGAAAGTAATCTTAAATAACGTCGATCTGAAAGTGTACGAAGGGGAAGCGATCGGCGTGATCGGTCCGTCTGGTACGGGAAAATCGACGATTTTGCGCTTAGTCGCCGGATTACTGGCCCCCGATCGGGGAGAAGTGTACATCTACGGCACAAAACGCCAGAGAACCGTAGAACAGGGGGAAGATCCCCTCGGTGTTGGTCTAGTTTTCCAACAATCGGCCCTTTTTGACTCCCTCACCGTCGGGGAAAATGTCGGTTTTGCTCTCTATCGCCACTCAAAGCTAAAACGAGCCGAAATCCGGGATTTAGTGGAAGAAAAACTCGATTTAGTGGGAATGTCTGGTTCCTACGACCTCTATCCCTCTGAAATATCCGGAGGGATGCGAAAACGCGTCAGTTTAGCCAGAGCAATTATCAGCGATCCCTCGATCGCCGCCGATCGACCGAACATTCTCCTGTACGATGAACCCACTGCCGGACTCGATCCCGTCGCTTCTACCCGCATCCAGACGGTAATTATGGAACTTCTCAAGCTAAAAAAAGCCTGTGGGGCCCATCTCATCGTCACCCACGTCCACAGCACCATCGAAAATACCACCGATCGCATCGTTTTTCTCTATAAAGGTCAATTTCAATGGGTTGGACCGACTCAAGAGGCTTATCACTCCGAAATCCCCGTACTCAAGCAATTTTTTACCGGCAGTATCGACGGACCGATTCAGTAA
- a CDS encoding 2OG-Fe(II) oxygenase: MPYYSQYPDAFTPSYLSELQGQILACPHFTVNNLNRDFVKTKGFSIAFRRTQISEVARMFPYFKPYLDRSLQADCNAFYLNPLLLQTGSRVDPHIDRSLRSYCKTIDPPLLVSVLYVQVPKDIQGGELVLATGNRSVAQIRPCANTLILFQGDLTHSVNPVSCSGIRLSLVCEQYRLDAEELREIPEMQIESRTIKPEKKKKKDRVIALQ, encoded by the coding sequence GTGCCTTACTATTCCCAATATCCCGACGCTTTTACTCCCAGTTATCTGAGCGAACTACAAGGACAGATTCTCGCTTGTCCCCACTTCACAGTTAACAATTTAAATCGAGATTTCGTTAAAACCAAAGGCTTTTCTATCGCTTTTCGACGCACACAAATCAGCGAAGTTGCACGAATGTTTCCCTATTTTAAACCCTATCTTGATCGCAGTTTACAAGCTGACTGCAACGCTTTTTATCTTAATCCCTTACTCCTACAAACCGGTTCACGCGTCGATCCCCATATCGATCGCTCCCTGCGCTCCTATTGTAAAACAATCGATCCTCCGCTTCTAGTTAGCGTCCTTTATGTGCAGGTTCCTAAAGATATTCAAGGGGGGGAACTGGTACTAGCAACAGGCAATCGTTCCGTGGCCCAGATTCGTCCTTGTGCTAACACCCTGATCTTATTTCAAGGAGATCTCACCCATTCAGTTAATCCCGTTAGCTGTTCCGGTATTCGTCTCAGTCTTGTCTGCGAACAATATCGTTTAGATGCCGAAGAATTGCGAGAGATTCCCGAAATGCAGATAGAATCGCGAACCATAAAACCAGAAAAGAAAAAAAAGAAAGATCGGGTCATTGCCCTACAATAA
- a CDS encoding helix-turn-helix domain-containing protein has protein sequence MAGKLVTAVAVTVRKLRKKRNLSQEALGYRANLDRTYISGVERGVRNITLDSLEQIISALDMDIVTFVNTVAEEINELYHK, from the coding sequence ATGGCAGGAAAGCTAGTCACTGCTGTTGCTGTGACTGTAAGAAAATTGCGGAAGAAACGTAATCTGAGTCAAGAAGCTTTAGGGTATAGAGCTAATCTTGACAGAACCTACATATCTGGAGTTGAAAGGGGAGTAAGAAACATTACTTTGGACTCCTTAGAACAAATTATTTCAGCTCTGGACATGGATATTGTTACTTTTGTCAATACTGTTGCGGAAGAAATTAATGAGTTATATCATAAATAA
- a CDS encoding DNA cytosine methyltransferase, with the protein MRKAISLFACGGIGDMALRSGGFEVVVANELLKDRAEVFKFNHPESLMIIGDIWDTKNEIVAETKQRLSGQNLDIVFATPPCQGMSRNGRGKLLNSIRKGSKNEIDQRNLLIIPTLEVFLASGAETLVMENVPEMQNTYIPFPEKDDYLVNILCYIKQRIGDKFLSSISIIDFADYGVPQNRQRLISIFTKNEKLKNYLKKNNSLFPKPTHSKEGLELPRWKTVRDAIYHLPPLDSQRTETAKSDDIPYHYVPLLDEEKYFWISNTPEEKSSFDNQCINPVCRYNGNPTHSARKNNEGINRASTETPLYCLKCGHILPRPWVKEDGKYRLMKGYTSAYKRMSWDAPASTITRNLSYACSDNKLHPIQNRVLSLYEAMILHTITEYPFSWKRADDKRVSDKLIRELIGESIPPAGLQKIFDHLVSILNDDCSLEEQIKEKYEQLCLF; encoded by the coding sequence ATGAGGAAAGCAATCAGTCTATTTGCCTGTGGTGGAATTGGAGATATGGCTCTTCGCTCTGGGGGATTTGAAGTTGTAGTGGCGAATGAATTATTGAAAGATCGTGCAGAAGTATTTAAATTTAACCACCCAGAATCATTAATGATTATTGGGGATATATGGGATACAAAAAATGAGATAGTCGCAGAAACAAAGCAGCGACTCTCTGGACAAAATTTAGACATTGTTTTTGCGACTCCTCCCTGCCAAGGTATGTCTAGAAATGGCAGAGGTAAGCTGCTTAATTCTATTCGTAAAGGCTCAAAAAATGAAATCGACCAGAGAAATTTATTAATCATTCCCACCCTAGAAGTTTTTCTGGCTAGTGGAGCAGAAACACTGGTCATGGAAAATGTGCCAGAAATGCAAAATACTTATATACCCTTTCCCGAGAAAGATGATTATTTGGTAAATATTTTATGTTATATAAAACAGCGTATTGGTGATAAGTTTTTAAGTTCGATTAGCATTATAGATTTTGCTGATTATGGAGTCCCGCAGAATCGTCAACGACTTATTTCAATATTTACTAAAAATGAGAAACTGAAGAATTATTTAAAAAAGAACAATTCTCTTTTTCCTAAACCAACTCATAGTAAAGAAGGATTAGAACTTCCCAGATGGAAAACTGTTCGAGACGCAATATATCATTTACCACCACTTGACTCTCAACGAACAGAAACTGCTAAATCAGATGATATACCATATCACTATGTACCCCTATTAGATGAAGAAAAATATTTTTGGATCAGTAATACACCAGAAGAAAAAAGTTCATTTGATAATCAATGTATTAACCCTGTTTGTAGATATAATGGTAATCCAACACACAGCGCACGCAAAAATAATGAAGGAATTAATCGAGCTAGTACAGAAACCCCCCTTTACTGCCTTAAATGTGGACACATTCTTCCTCGTCCATGGGTTAAAGAAGATGGAAAATACAGGTTGATGAAAGGTTATACCAGTGCCTATAAAAGAATGAGTTGGGACGCACCAGCCAGTACAATTACACGAAATCTCTCCTATGCTTGTAGTGACAATAAACTACATCCTATTCAAAATAGAGTATTATCTCTGTATGAAGCAATGATTCTTCACACAATTACCGAATACCCATTTTCATGGAAACGGGCAGATGACAAAAGAGTTAGTGATAAACTAATTAGAGAGTTAATTGGCGAAAGTATCCCACCTGCTGGATTACAAAAAATATTTGATCATTTAGTATCCATCCTCAATGATGATTGTTCTCTTGAGGAGCAAATCAAGGAAAAATATGAGCAGCTCTGTCTATTTTAA
- the pheT gene encoding phenylalanine--tRNA ligase subunit beta: MRISINWLRELVKIVQSPQELAELLTIAGIEVEEIEDRREWAKGVVIGKIIDRQPHPNADKLSVCQVDIGQENPSTIVCGAPNARADILVPVATLGTHLPKINLTIKPAKLRGVKSEGMICSLAELGLTKDSEGIHIFSQENLPLGTDVRPLLGLDEVILDISPTANRADALSMIGVAREVAALTGGELSLPKVKLGEFSPKKDLTLEISENTACPAYIGTVIEGVKIGPSPLWLQQRLQAAGLRSINNVVDITNYVLLEWGQPLHAFDRDRLQSFAGGKSVTIGVRFAEEGEKIISLDGQERSLKELNLLITANNKPVALAGVMGGQDTEVNEETVNLVLESALFDPIAIRRSSKAQGLRSESSGRYERGVNPAALEYACQRAIDLILELAGGTVSSQVKADYRADQSSRLIELRLERLQQLLGQVTLDNGAIGEILAEDVERILGNLGCELQLTSKNPVLWTVTVPDYRYRDLEREIDLIEEVARLYGYDRFVDTLPAKTAAGGLSFEETIQRRVREAFRAVGLTELVQYSLVKPELAEVVLANPLFVEYSALRTNLLDGLIEAFEYNQSQGNGSLNGFEIGRVFRSESDNINEYDAIAGIFGGDFFPAGRWLRSGKEVAMTWYEAKGILEAVFDRLSLTVSYEKYAEDARFHPGRTASLWIGKQRLGIFGQLHPQLRQQKGLIEAVYAFEIRFPILLATLSDSAKITPRLQVYSTYPGAARDIAFFVSTDIPVDRLTKTIKNAGGTLLEKVELFDRYQGQNVPENHCSLAFSLVYRASDRTLTDEDVEPLMTKVREALVKQFQVSLRS, from the coding sequence ATGCGGATTTCGATCAACTGGTTACGAGAATTAGTCAAAATTGTCCAATCTCCCCAAGAATTAGCCGAATTATTGACAATTGCGGGAATAGAAGTGGAAGAGATCGAGGATCGCCGAGAATGGGCAAAGGGTGTGGTTATTGGTAAAATTATCGATCGCCAACCCCATCCCAACGCAGATAAATTAAGTGTCTGTCAGGTGGATATCGGTCAGGAAAACCCTAGTACAATTGTCTGTGGTGCGCCCAATGCTAGGGCTGATATTCTAGTTCCCGTGGCTACTTTGGGAACTCATTTACCAAAAATCAATTTAACGATTAAACCGGCTAAATTGCGGGGGGTAAAATCGGAAGGGATGATCTGTTCCCTCGCAGAATTAGGATTAACTAAGGATTCTGAAGGAATCCACATTTTTAGTCAGGAAAATCTCCCTTTAGGTACAGATGTTCGTCCCCTTTTAGGACTCGATGAGGTGATTTTAGATATTTCTCCCACCGCTAACCGTGCCGATGCTTTGAGTATGATCGGAGTTGCGCGAGAAGTGGCGGCTTTGACAGGAGGAGAATTAAGCCTACCAAAAGTGAAATTAGGGGAATTTTCCCCTAAAAAAGATTTAACGCTGGAAATATCAGAAAATACAGCCTGTCCTGCTTATATTGGTACGGTGATCGAGGGGGTAAAAATTGGCCCATCTCCGCTATGGTTGCAACAGCGTTTACAGGCAGCCGGACTGCGATCGATCAATAATGTGGTCGATATTACTAATTATGTCCTCTTGGAGTGGGGACAACCTTTACACGCTTTCGATCGCGATCGTTTACAAAGTTTTGCCGGAGGTAAATCCGTTACTATTGGGGTCCGTTTTGCCGAGGAAGGGGAAAAAATTATTAGCCTTGATGGTCAGGAAAGAAGCTTAAAAGAGCTTAATTTGTTAATTACTGCCAATAATAAGCCGGTAGCTTTAGCGGGGGTGATGGGAGGTCAAGATACGGAAGTTAACGAGGAAACCGTTAATCTTGTGCTAGAGTCGGCTTTATTCGATCCGATCGCTATCCGTCGTTCCTCAAAAGCGCAGGGTTTACGCAGCGAATCTTCTGGACGCTATGAACGCGGTGTTAATCCCGCCGCTTTGGAATATGCTTGTCAAAGGGCGATCGATTTAATTCTAGAGTTAGCTGGGGGAACTGTCAGCAGTCAGGTTAAAGCTGATTATCGTGCCGATCAGTCCAGTCGTTTGATCGAATTGCGTTTAGAACGTTTGCAGCAGCTACTGGGTCAAGTTACCCTAGATAATGGTGCGATCGGTGAAATTCTCGCCGAAGATGTGGAACGGATTTTAGGCAATTTAGGCTGTGAATTGCAGTTAACCTCGAAAAATCCTGTTCTGTGGACTGTGACAGTGCCAGACTACCGTTATCGGGATTTAGAACGAGAAATTGACTTAATTGAAGAAGTGGCGCGACTGTACGGATATGATCGCTTTGTCGATACTTTGCCAGCAAAAACCGCAGCCGGAGGATTATCCTTTGAGGAAACTATACAGCGTCGGGTACGGGAAGCTTTTCGCGCAGTGGGTTTGACGGAATTAGTCCAGTATTCCCTAGTTAAACCGGAATTAGCGGAAGTTGTCCTCGCTAATCCCCTTTTTGTCGAGTATTCTGCTTTGCGGACTAATCTCCTCGACGGTTTAATCGAAGCGTTTGAGTATAATCAGTCTCAGGGTAACGGTTCCTTAAATGGCTTCGAGATCGGGCGAGTTTTCCGCTCAGAATCGGATAATATCAACGAATACGATGCGATTGCTGGCATTTTTGGCGGTGATTTCTTCCCGGCCGGACGTTGGCTGCGATCGGGTAAAGAGGTGGCCATGACTTGGTATGAAGCAAAAGGCATTTTAGAAGCAGTATTCGATCGCCTTTCGCTGACAGTAAGCTACGAAAAATATGCCGAAGATGCGCGTTTTCATCCCGGACGAACAGCCTCTTTATGGATTGGTAAACAACGACTAGGAATTTTTGGTCAACTACACCCGCAATTGCGTCAGCAAAAGGGATTAATTGAGGCAGTTTATGCCTTTGAAATCCGGTTCCCGATCCTGTTAGCAACTCTTAGCGATAGTGCCAAAATTACCCCGCGTTTACAGGTCTATTCTACCTATCCGGGGGCAGCACGAGATATCGCCTTCTTTGTTTCTACAGATATACCCGTAGATAGATTGACAAAAACTATCAAAAATGCTGGGGGAACTCTTTTAGAAAAAGTCGAATTATTCGATCGCTATCAGGGGCAGAATGTGCCAGAAAATCATTGTAGTTTGGCCTTTAGTTTAGTCTATCGTGCCAGCGATCGAACTTTAACCGATGAAGATGTGGAACCCTTAATGACAAAAGTGCGAGAAGCTTTAGTTAAACAGTTCCAAGTTTCTTTAAGAAGTTAA
- a CDS encoding AAA family ATPase produces the protein MNITEVLQLIDERLIERDKKPLNTIQKAIFEGSWQGQSYQEIGNEYHRSETHIREEGAKLWKLLSEVLEKDIKKSTSRSVLERVYIKSLKNSNIYSINGNNNNLCPTENTRLYNENDLNSNNNSQSESIYHDLTLAPQIIDFYDRENELATISNWVFKQNTRLIAVLGLWGIGKTTLVKRFIDLNLEQFEVVIWKSLKFPKSLDLWLNDLLNTCQKEPKESTDNKIQQLLEVLSNHKCLIVLDDFQNLFAVGQMAGNYQPEYSSYQHFLKLIAEIQHQSHFILISQEKSAEMNYLNQENSPIQCLELSGFEAIDFLENKGLQDGERWLELIQLYEGNPFYLTDIAVLIKDVFDGKVNDFLAENSLVITKKMQSHLKQIFGRCSPLAQQIALELSKVNQPLSREELKNNLDLSASDLINGLQSLQQRYLIQREQNRFQLSSIFKAYIKSD, from the coding sequence ATGAATATCACGGAAGTCTTACAACTGATTGACGAACGCCTTATTGAGCGAGATAAAAAGCCGCTAAATACTATCCAGAAGGCTATTTTTGAAGGGAGTTGGCAAGGACAGAGTTATCAAGAAATAGGTAACGAATATCACCGCAGTGAGACTCATATTAGAGAGGAAGGTGCTAAATTATGGAAGCTTTTATCAGAGGTTTTAGAAAAAGATATAAAAAAATCTACTTCCCGTTCTGTCTTAGAAAGAGTGTATATTAAATCATTAAAAAATTCTAATATTTATAGTATTAATGGCAATAATAATAATCTTTGTCCTACAGAAAATACAAGATTGTATAACGAAAATGACTTAAATAGTAATAATAACTCTCAATCTGAATCAATCTATCATGATCTAACCCTTGCTCCCCAAATTATTGACTTTTATGATCGAGAAAATGAACTGGCAACAATCTCGAACTGGGTGTTTAAGCAAAATACTCGCTTAATTGCCGTTTTGGGATTATGGGGAATAGGAAAAACCACCCTAGTTAAACGATTTATTGATCTCAATTTAGAACAATTTGAAGTGGTGATTTGGAAAAGTTTAAAATTTCCTAAGTCTTTAGATTTATGGCTAAATGATTTATTGAATACTTGCCAAAAAGAACCGAAAGAAAGCACCGATAATAAAATCCAGCAATTGTTAGAAGTTCTAAGCAATCATAAATGTTTAATCGTCTTAGATGATTTTCAAAATCTTTTTGCTGTTGGTCAAATGGCGGGTAATTATCAACCTGAATATAGTAGTTATCAACATTTTTTAAAACTGATTGCAGAAATCCAACACCAGAGCCATTTTATTCTCATTAGTCAAGAAAAATCGGCGGAAATGAACTATCTTAATCAAGAAAATTCTCCTATTCAATGCTTAGAATTATCAGGATTTGAAGCGATTGATTTTCTTGAAAATAAAGGTTTACAAGATGGGGAAAGATGGTTAGAATTAATTCAATTATACGAAGGTAATCCTTTTTATTTAACTGATATTGCCGTTTTGATTAAAGATGTTTTTGATGGCAAGGTTAATGATTTCTTGGCAGAAAATAGCTTAGTTATTACTAAAAAAATGCAGTCTCATTTAAAACAAATTTTTGGTCGCTGTTCTCCCCTTGCCCAACAAATCGCCTTAGAATTAAGTAAAGTTAATCAACCTTTATCTAGAGAGGAGTTAAAAAATAACCTAGATTTATCTGCTAGTGATTTAATCAATGGTTTACAATCCTTGCAACAACGTTATTTAATTCAAAGGGAGCAAAACCGATTTCAATTATCATCTATTTTTAAAGCGTATATCAAAAGCGATTGA
- a CDS encoding UPF0175 family protein — translation MNTSITFQEIAAEIQLFDNIEQKEQFIFVVGALVSRIISLHKAAEIMEMDTEMFLKILELMGIDFSYLTTEDIDREKKW, via the coding sequence ATGAATACTTCGATTACTTTTCAAGAAATTGCCGCCGAAATTCAATTATTTGATAATATTGAACAAAAAGAACAATTTATTTTTGTAGTGGGTGCTTTAGTTTCTCGCATCATCAGTCTTCATAAAGCCGCAGAAATCATGGAAATGGATACAGAAATGTTCTTGAAAATTTTAGAATTAATGGGAATCGATTTTTCTTATCTTACTACAGAAGACATAGATAGAGAAAAAAAATGGTAA
- a CDS encoding DUF3368 domain-containing protein, translated as MKIVFNSSPLIFLSQLGFLERYLDSNDNFYLPATVQQEINAKQDQSSETLNKLINQQKLIILNIKLISLANSLNERLGKGESDAITLGIELQDDFAARKEALHLGLNVKGTLAIIRKLLKEGKIEIENLESFYQRLREINFRVKREIFESIFGD; from the coding sequence ATGAAAATTGTTTTCAATTCTTCCCCTTTAATCTTTTTGTCTCAGTTAGGATTTTTAGAAAGATACCTAGATTCTAATGATAATTTTTATTTGCCTGCAACCGTACAACAAGAAATTAATGCCAAACAAGATCAATCTTCAGAGACTCTTAATAAGCTGATCAATCAACAGAAATTAATTATCCTAAATATTAAATTAATCTCTCTAGCAAATAGTTTAAATGAACGTTTAGGAAAAGGTGAATCTGATGCCATTACTTTAGGAATAGAATTACAAGATGACTTTGCAGCAAGAAAAGAAGCACTACACTTAGGCTTAAATGTTAAAGGAACTTTAGCGATTATTCGTAAACTTCTCAAAGAAGGAAAGATAGAAATTGAAAATTTGGAGAGTTTTTATCAAAGACTTAGAGAAATTAACTTTAGAGTCAAGCGTGAGATATTTGAGAGCATTTTTGGAGACTGA
- a CDS encoding PIN domain-containing protein: MKQLRIYIDTSVIGGCLDDEFSLESNQLMEAIKQEKFILLMSDIIVSELINAPQAVKDILLSIPQRVIEVVKITPEVLQLRDAYINEGVVTSKSINDATHVAAATIARADAIISWNFKHIVRLDKMKGYNQINLLNGYGILTIISPLEVTIDEANDN, encoded by the coding sequence ATGAAACAACTTAGAATTTATATCGATACATCAGTCATTGGAGGCTGTTTAGATGATGAATTTTCCTTAGAGTCCAATCAATTGATGGAAGCCATTAAGCAAGAAAAGTTTATTTTGTTAATGAGTGATATCATTGTTAGCGAATTAATTAATGCCCCCCAAGCGGTTAAAGATATTTTATTATCGATTCCGCAGAGAGTTATTGAAGTAGTTAAGATAACACCTGAAGTTTTACAGTTAAGGGATGCTTATATCAATGAAGGAGTTGTTACATCAAAGTCTATTAATGATGCTACTCATGTAGCGGCTGCTACAATAGCTAGAGCGGATGCAATCATATCATGGAATTTTAAACATATTGTGCGCCTAGATAAAATGAAAGGCTATAATCAAATTAATTTACTTAATGGCTACGGGATTTTGACTATTATTTCTCCTTTAGAGGTAACAATTGATGAAGCCAACGACAATTAA
- a CDS encoding DUF433 domain-containing protein, with protein sequence MSSLVISQHIEITSGICGGKPRIAGHRIKVQDIVIWHERMGMSPDEIIYHHPTITLADVYAALAYYHDNREEIRRQLEAGETFAKQLQGNKPSLIEKILN encoded by the coding sequence ATGTCATCTTTAGTTATCTCACAACATATTGAAATCACTTCTGGTATCTGTGGCGGAAAACCTCGTATTGCTGGACATCGAATTAAAGTTCAAGATATTGTAATTTGGCATGAAAGAATGGGAATGTCACCAGATGAAATTATTTATCATCATCCTACTATCACCCTAGCAGATGTTTATGCGGCCTTGGCCTATTACCATGACAATCGAGAAGAAATTAGACGACAACTTGAAGCAGGAGAAACTTTTGCTAAACAACTACAAGGCAACAAACCATCTTTAATTGAGAAAATATTAAATTGA